Proteins from one Streptomyces sp. NBC_00289 genomic window:
- a CDS encoding 4-oxalomesaconate tautomerase has product MTGPAEVRCMLMRGGTSKGAYFLAEDLPADEAARDDLLLRVMGSPDPRQIDGLGGAHPLTSKVAVVSRSADPQADVDYLFLQVAVDRPEVTDRQNCGNILAGVGPFAVERGLVAAGDDETVVRIRMLNTGELAVASFPTPGGRVDYTGGAEISGVPGSAAPVVIEFPRGGSPLLPTGRVRDVVVGTEVTCVDNGMPTVLIPATAVGISGHESPKDLEEDLALADRLREIRLEAGRLMGLGDVESATVPKLSLLAPPKNGGAVTTRTFIPVRCHTSIGVLGAASVAAGLLLPGGVGEGIGELPARGDRMRIEHPAGFLDIETSVDPGSAEVAPAVRRTAVVRTARKILDGTVFPRSAGTAPIPPRPQGGQR; this is encoded by the coding sequence GTGACCGGGCCCGCGGAGGTGCGCTGCATGCTCATGCGCGGAGGTACCTCCAAGGGCGCGTACTTCCTGGCCGAGGACCTTCCCGCGGACGAAGCCGCCCGCGACGACCTGCTGCTGCGCGTCATGGGCAGCCCCGACCCGCGCCAGATCGACGGCCTGGGCGGGGCCCACCCCCTGACGAGCAAGGTGGCCGTGGTCTCCCGCTCGGCCGACCCGCAGGCGGACGTCGACTACCTGTTCCTTCAGGTCGCCGTCGACCGGCCCGAGGTCACCGACCGGCAGAACTGCGGCAACATCCTGGCCGGGGTGGGTCCCTTCGCCGTCGAACGCGGCCTGGTGGCCGCCGGGGACGACGAGACCGTCGTACGCATCCGCATGCTGAACACCGGAGAGCTCGCCGTGGCGAGCTTCCCCACCCCCGGCGGGCGCGTCGACTACACCGGTGGCGCCGAGATCTCCGGCGTGCCGGGGAGCGCGGCGCCGGTGGTGATCGAGTTCCCGCGGGGCGGCAGTCCGCTGCTGCCCACCGGGCGGGTCCGGGACGTCGTCGTCGGCACCGAGGTGACCTGCGTGGACAACGGGATGCCGACCGTGCTGATCCCCGCGACCGCGGTCGGGATCAGTGGCCACGAGTCACCGAAGGACCTGGAGGAGGACCTGGCGCTCGCCGACCGGCTGCGCGAGATCAGGCTGGAGGCGGGGCGTCTGATGGGCCTCGGCGACGTCGAGAGCGCCACCGTTCCCAAGCTCAGCCTGCTCGCGCCGCCCAAGAACGGCGGCGCGGTCACCACCCGCACCTTCATCCCCGTGCGCTGCCACACCTCGATCGGCGTCCTGGGCGCCGCGAGCGTGGCGGCGGGGCTGCTCCTGCCCGGCGGGGTGGGGGAGGGGATAGGGGAGCTTCCCGCGCGAGGTGACCGGATGCGCATCGAGCATCCCGCCGGATTCCTGGACATCGAGACCAGCGTGGACCCCGGATCCGCTGAGGTCGCGCCCGCGGTCCGCCGTACCGCCGTCGTACGCACCGCACGCAAAATCCTCGACGGCACGGTCTTCCCCCGGTCCGCCGGGACGGCACCGATTCCCCCGCGACCCCAAGGAGGTCAACGATGA
- a CDS encoding 4-carboxy-4-hydroxy-2-oxoadipate aldolase/oxaloacetate decarboxylase, with protein MSGVIVTNPPKADAKDVEALAGYGVATVSEAMGRTGLLGPEIRPIQQGVRVAGTAVTVLSWPGDNLMIHAAVEQCGEGDILVVTTTSPSTDGMFGELFATALHRRGVRGIVTTAGVRDTQELRDMGFAAWSRAVSAQGTVKATGGSVNVPVAVDGQVIRPGDVILADDDGVVVVPRERARATAEASEAREAKEAGARAAFLDGQLGLDRYGLRETLVRLGVTYTSYDVYAQDGAGA; from the coding sequence ATGAGCGGCGTGATCGTCACCAATCCGCCGAAGGCGGACGCGAAGGACGTCGAGGCGCTGGCGGGGTACGGGGTGGCCACCGTCAGCGAGGCGATGGGCCGCACGGGTCTGCTCGGGCCGGAGATCCGCCCGATCCAGCAGGGTGTCCGGGTGGCGGGCACCGCGGTCACGGTGCTCAGCTGGCCCGGCGACAACCTCATGATCCACGCCGCCGTGGAGCAGTGCGGCGAGGGCGACATCCTGGTCGTCACCACCACCTCCCCCTCCACGGACGGCATGTTCGGCGAGCTGTTCGCCACCGCGCTGCACCGGCGGGGGGTGCGCGGCATCGTGACCACCGCGGGTGTCCGCGACACGCAGGAACTGCGGGACATGGGCTTCGCCGCCTGGTCCCGGGCCGTCTCCGCGCAGGGCACGGTCAAGGCCACCGGCGGTTCGGTCAACGTGCCGGTGGCCGTCGACGGCCAGGTGATCCGCCCCGGCGACGTGATCCTCGCCGACGACGACGGTGTCGTGGTCGTTCCGCGCGAGCGGGCCCGTGCGACGGCCGAGGCCTCCGAGGCCCGTGAGGCCAAGGAGGCCGGCGCCCGCGCCGCCTTCCTCGACGGCCAACTGGGCCTGGACCGCTACGGGTTGCGCGAGACGCTCGTACGGCTGGGGGTCACCTACACGTCGTACGACGTGTACGCGCAGGACGGAGCCGGGGCGTGA